The stretch of DNA TTTCCTAGAAAGTCCAAGGAAGAACTAGAAACAGATTCgggttatttttcttcttcaagatctcgGATTTTCGATATTTAGGTACTCTCTCCTTAAGTTGTGTTGTTCTTTGCGTATCCATTGTGTTTAGGTTTTAGTTTTGCTACATTTTCTCTATTAGCAGTTGGTTAATTATATGTCTGGTGTTCTCCATGATTGGCTTCCGTGGTTAGATTCGATATTTACATGTTCAATTTTTTGCAATGCAAATCACCGAATAATTTTATGCTCATGTGCACCAATTCTTGCAGTTTGTTCTGTCTGGTTACCTATTAACTGGAGGAAAACGAAAGAAAATACTTCTGAAaattcattgatttcttgttaaTTGGAACTCGAAAAATTAAGGTTGAATGCAATTGACACGGAATCGATAATTGGGATCTGTTCAATTTGCCATTTTTAAGCCAAATCAAGGAATATAGTGTCcgcattttcctttctcttatcTTCCTCCAATTTCTGGGAAACCAAAGAAAAGAGTACCTATCTTCGAATTTATTGTTGCTTGAAATTTCCATAATATTTTGTCGCTTCATTGTTTTCCCGAAACgttgaatttttttgttattctgAACAGTGGggtaacatttttcatttttctgctGAGATGAGTTTGAGTAACGGGAACATTCACTCCGTGATTTGTAATGGAGGAGATGTGAACAAGCCCTTCAAGATCTTCGTGGGTTATGATCCACGCGAGGATCTTGCCTATGAGGTGTGTCGGCATTCGATCTTGAAGCGGTCCTCAATCCCCGTTCAGATCCTACCAATAATACAATCGGATCTAAGAAAGAGCAGTTTATATTGGCGAGAACGAGGCAAGTTTGAGAGCACTGAGTTTTCATTTTCTCGATTCTTGACTCCATACTTGGCCAATTATGAGGGTTGGGCAATGTTTGTGGACTGTGATTTTCTGTACTTGTCAGACATTAAGCAATTGACGGATTTGATCGATGACAAATATGCAATTATGTGTGTTCAGCATGACTATGCCCCAAAAGAGTCGACCAAAATGGACGGGGCAGTACAAACAGTGTATCCAAGGAAGAATTGGTCTTCTATGGTGCTGTACAATTGCGGGCATCCCAAGAACCGGGTTTTGACCCCCGAGGTAGTGAATACACAAACCGGTGCTTTTCTTCATAGGTTTCAGTGGCTTGAGGATGACGAAATTGGCTCCATACCATTTGTTTGGAATTTTCTTGAGGGCCATAACAAGGTTGTTGAGAATGATTCCACCACTTTGCCCAAGGCAATACACTATACTCGTGGAGGACCATGGTTTGAGGCTTGGAAGAATTGTGAGTTTGCAGACCTGTGGTTGAATGAAATGGAGGAGTATATGAAGGAAGCcaagaagaaaattgaagagTAGAATGAATCAGACCTGTGTCATGTTGTATTCTTTATATTGTATGTGTTATGTCAGTCCTAAAGTTGATAAAGATTTCTTGGAGAGCATTGCAGGCATATATGTAATGCTTTGTGGCATTCTTTCCACCATTCTCTACAATAGATACTGCAGGCATATATACACAATACACTTGATATGTGTTGGATGCTTACTTGTTTAACTATCCATTCAGATGTAATTTTCAGATACTTATGCAATagaattaattcttttaatgaaattttcagTACCTTTGCaatgggtttttcttttcagccATGTCTGccattattatcattatttatgATCGAAAGCATTTTACACTTCACTGCTAGCTGTTTTGAACCAACTTTTGGTCTTAGATCTATATGTTGTAGTTGCTGTCTGTATAGCTGTCCCAGCTTTTGTTTTTGACAGACAGCTACAGTGAAGAATGACTTACACTGGCCAACCATTCTGAATGATGACTTCTGCTGCCCCTTTCTTAATTCATAGTTCATGCTGAAATGGAAGTTGGACAGAGTGGTTCTTTTAAGAAAATCAAGAATCAACTTAATTATCTCAGCAAGCAAATGTTGCCTACTCTTTATCCTTTTGCTTACCTTGAATCCTTCAAATGCCATAAGAGTGGATGATTTGAACATAATTTTCCGCGAAAGTCGATATGttaattttaattgaattgCTTCACACGCATGCTCGCATGTAATGCCAGCTCTGCATTTGATTGTTGCTAGACAGGTTGGCATGGTGTTAGGAAACTCCAAGTGGTGAAGActttggtcttggggtatcactctcTTTAAGGGCTAAGGTTTAATATGTCatgagtgcaaacaatcatttggaaTCACATCTCCTGTAAAAAATCAGCGATTTAATTAGTTTTGTATAGAAAAATTTTTGAGGATGCGGTGGATAGAGACGAGATTTATTTTATAGGGGTGGGTCAAAGAGCCTGTCTTGGAGATGTTcctgacattaaaaaaaaaaaaaaaaaaaaagaagaaagaggtaGGGTTTTAGGAGGGACTCGGATCATGGCTACGGAAGAAGTCTGGTGCTGGTCCTTCTGGTCTTTGGAGTCCCTTCCTGTTATAAGTCGTTTACTGGGTTcgataattagagttttaagcCAAGTTTTATTTTGGAGCAAGCTCATCGACTGATTCTAGGGGTGGAAGTCCTGTacattctatttgaaaaaaaataaaatctcaaatttatctattttttttttaaaggcgTATGCAGAATTGTCTATTTTAAAACTTCAAATATCAGTTTTTTCGAAAATGATGCCaatatagagagaaaaaataaaaaataaaaagttaatgGTTCATCTGTCGAATATCATTGACTCTAGAATGAAAAATGTTGGTACGGCACTCATACTAATCACATGACGGCATGAGTTAGATAATTactgtatttctttttttcttttttccaaaaacttGTCGACTTCTGATCACGTGATGATTGGTTCTTACCTGATAAATGAGTGTtcggtcaaatttttttttgtcaaaaaacaaaaataataaataataaataaataaaatattgaataagaGGACCACTTTAAAATGAGTGGTTTGTATGATGCAGCCTTGTCACATGCAGGTTCGAATCTAGGTCGGGGAATCATTTGTTGGTCAAACGTCATAGCTCACTGGGATATGATACCATtccatatatttcaattatcagttttttttttttttttttttttttttttttttaatgcaaggGATGgggtttcaaattcaaatttttatttagaaaaccGGATTATAGACTATTAGGTCATCAAACTTTTGACATTTAAATTATCGgttgatcatcaataaagaattatttttaagatatttgtGACTTTATTGCAAATCCAATTTTCTCTTATGCATCACTCCAATCCTTTTATTACATTTGTGTCTAATTATCATTTGGAAAACCTTCAAACCGGATGGGTGGTTTTCCTATCTTTACGCCTACCAATACGGTAAGGACACGTTAGCAGCttaaacttttcaaaaagagtgaTGCTACCATGTTAGCATTTGGTATTGGGTTTTCACCTTCATTTTTAATAGGAGAGAATAGAGATCCTTCGAACCGGATGTGTGAATGTGAGTTTTACACCCACAAATTGGAGGGAGACACGTCATATTTCCATTGTAGTTACCATATCTCTCACCGTTCTTGTCTCTACCCACGATGATCAGCCCACCAGCATCCCGCCTATGAGTGGCCACCCCACTCTTATCGCTGGGTGTACTATTTagtggtttttttttcattttttttaatacatttaaacatttttaaaaaaataaaaaaatatatcaatatacttaaaatcacttccttaatcactaaattaaaaaaaaaaaaattgacccgCAGTCAAATAGAGCGATAAGTGTGGGACGACAAACTAGTTTTTCCTCTCGCCTATTTGTCATAAAGTAGCAATAACAATGGAGGCACTAGCAGTTGTGGGGTTGTAGTGGGAGTCACTAGAGACTATCGTCGACGCCTTCTTTTGCCAGCAATGGGCAACAACGTGTTGAAAGAGAGTTTGTGCATTGCCAACCCCTTGTGCGTGTACTGGTTGTAGCATCGTAGGCGTATCGACAGGTGACGAGCCCATCAAGAGAGACCTAAAAAACGCTAGCAAAGGAATAGCTCAAGAAGGATGGCTAGGAGCTATAATACAATGCAATCAGGTATTTTAAAGGAATTAGAGAAGAGATAGTAGAAGATAtcagtaattctatatacaattgTGAAGTACATAAATACtgcataatcactttaaaaaagagtgaggttcattattaaaaaatttatttttttcatatagatctcatattttattcacttttttcaaaacgattacgcgacaattacataattcacgattgtaaatatcttttatcTATCCACATCGACTGAAGAAACAAAAGTTCATTTTGTTATTAAAAGAGAATTCCTACAAGCCGGTCCGTCCAAGGATCTCATATAACAACCTGCCAATATTGGAGGGACACTTAAATATTCCACCACAATTATTGTGAACCAACACCACATGGAATACTCGGCTACTGCAAAAGAGACACAACCCCTACGCAGGCCCTTCCCTTTTGCAAGAGACACAACCCCCTCCCCTTCGTCCACCTTCGAATCAACACCAACCCCTTCAAATCGAGACGAAGACCCCTTCGAAAGCAGCTTCGTAGCTCGCATTCCCTTCTCAAAGTACTAGCCATGGCCGAAGAGGACGCAACCACCACTGAAGAAGGCGTAACTCTCTCTGGTATGCCCTGTTAGGCCACTTAATGGGATGAGGTTGGACATGGAGGACGTTGCATACTGCATGCAGGCAACGTGGTTCAGCGTGAAGACTGGGTCATTAGCAGATTGTTGTTTTCAGCATATTTATTCCGTTAGTCATGTACTCTATTTTCTACATGTTATTTTCGTGTGATCTGTTTTCTATTGTTACGTGTCTTTGTGTTTGTAATGGGTTTCAGTTACTAGCTACTAGCAGTTGCATGTTGTCATTTATTTCAGCAATCTTGTACGTGGCCTTGCTTATTTAAGCAGCCAAAGAATTATCAATGAAGGCATGGAAAAGAAATACATTGTTATGCAAATCGTGCGGTACTTTCTCACCCGAAGAGAAACAATTTATCTTAGCATTTATATTCTCTGAGTTTGGGACCTATCATTGGCATCAGAGCAAGGTTATTTATGGGAACTAATAAAGAGCGTATTGAGCAGTTGGAGGCTGGGCTTGGTGGAGTGCAGTATGGGTTACACAGGATGGAGCTCGTCATGGCCGACAAGCTTCGTCAGGTGGAAGAAACTCTCAACCGCCTCTCCGATGTCTTGCTTGCAAACCAGGAGAACCCCAACCACGACAACCCTCACCGAGAAGGCAACGACAGGGGACGGCTAGTGGTATCTTCCAAAACAGCAAAGCTTGAATTTCCTCGATTTTCAGGAGATGATCCAACGGGGTGGTTCAATAGTGTGAACCAATTTTTTGAGTTTCAAAATACTTACGAAGcccagaaattttatttggctTCCTACCACTTGGAAGGAGATCAGGCCAACCAATGGTGGCAGTGGATTTGCAGGACGTTCCAGGAAGAAGGACGTGTTCTCTCATGGACAAATTTTGAAGACAAACTTTGGGCTCGCTTTGGGTCGTCAGAGTGTGAAGATTTTGATGAAGCCCTTTCAAGGATAAGGTAGGATGGTTCTCTGCTTGATTACCAGCGAGAATTCGAGCGCTTGGACAATCGAGTAAGAGGCTAGACACAAAGAGCTCTTTGAGGAACATTTATGGGTGGCTTAAAAACGAACATCTCGGATGGTATCCGAATGTTTAAGCCTCAAACATTAAAGGAGGCTATCAGCTTCGCGCAAATGAAAGATGATCAACTATTGAGACAAGGGACGTGTGTACATCCTCCACCACCAGTGAGAGCCCCGTTAGCTCTTCCGCCAGCAACTCGGGCAGCACCAGCAGTACCTGCAGCTCCTGTTTGGTGACTGACTTGGGATGAAATGCAGCGGAGGCGAGCTCAAGGTCTATGTTTTAATTGTAATGAGCATTTTACTGCAGGTCACCGGTGTCAAAGGTCACGGCTAGTCATGCTAGAAGGACATGATGGCAGCGGCAACATTATCTGTGAAGCTGCACCCATACAAGCAGCAAACGACCTTCAAACGGGTCCGGGTCCACCAGAAAATGGCTAGACGAAAAACCTACTGCAGTTATTCCCATCTAtggaccttgaggacaaggatcCACTTAATGGGGGAGTATTGTTAGGCCACTTAATGGGATGAGGTTGGACGTGGAAGACGTTGCATACTGCATGCAGGCAACGTGGTGCAGCGTGAAGACTGGGTCATTAGCAATTAGTTGCTTTCGGCATATTTATTCCTTTAGTCGTGTACTTTGTTTTCTGCATATTATTTTCATGTGATCTATTTTCTATTGTTACGTGTCTTTGTGTTTGTAATGGGTTTCGGTTACTAGCTACTAGCAGTTGCATGTTGTCATTTATTTCGACATTCTTGTACACGGCCGTGCTTATTTAAGCAGCCAAAGAATTGTCAATGAAGGCATGGAAAAGAAATCAATTGTTATCCAAATCATGCGGTACTTTCACACCCGaagaaaaacaatttatcttAGCATTTATACTTTCTGAGTTTGGGACCTATCATGTCCTTTCACCATTTAAATAGAAAACCCTAATTTATGTGAACTCTCAGTTTGCGATGTTGTGTGCCATAAATGATTGGTTGGGCAATGTTGTAGGAATTCGGTTCTGTAAATAGCGTTCTTGGTGTTTATTCTTAACTTTCTTCTAGTACCATCTGTTGCTTGCTTTTCTGTATGTTCTCTTTAGTTTTATATGTTTTGGCTTGTTCCAAGATCAATTTCAGTGAGaagttatgataaaaaaaagttggtttTAAATGCCCAGAGAGAATATTCTAGTGTTAATGTTGTGAAGTTGATCTTCGAGAATGGAATAGTTTCAATGAGAAGTTGATCTTTGAGTATGGAATagttaaattatcaaaattggtCCTATTTATTGTCATTCtatatgtttaatttatttttctctgtttCTAGTCCATACAACTCTGGAGTGAATCCGTATACTCCACAAATGTGTCTATACTCTGTTTCTAGTTCATTATTTGTCTATTGTCATTCTGGTTGTTTATTGTCATTCTGGTCCTGTCCATAGTTCCTGAAATAACCCACCAAGCCAACCTGGGTACTCCCCATCATCTACCAGCCAGTACACTCCACAAATGAGCAATAAAGATGATAGGAAGTAGTCATTGCAAATCCTGCAGTATCTATACAAagacaaacataaaaaaacacaaacacataTGGTCTAAGCTGCCAAACACATATGGTTGCAATATCTATACAAACATGCCTGCAGTATCTATACACATATGGTTGCAGTATCTATACAAACATGCCTAcagtatatatacacacatacaaacATAAACACATATGGTCTAAGCTGCCAATATGCACCATTTAAAGTGATAGATATCTATTTTTTGGTTGTAGAATCTGTACATGTTTTTTTTACGGCtgcaaaatatgtttttttttttttttttttttcactatctTCTGTTAGCATTGTTAAAATGGATGGTTTTTCAATATGATGACAGCAAATGAGAAATTCGGATTCTAATTCTGATTCAAGTTCTTGGACTGTAAGAGGGAAAGACAAAACTAGTTTGGGGAGACCACTTTGCTATTGTAGCTGCCAAGCGAAGCTACGGATTTCTAGAAAATCTAATACTTTTGGTAGAAGATTTTACAATTGTCCAAACTATATGATGAATAAAcaatgtagattttttttgtgaattgatCTTCAAATTAAGCAAAACAATTGTTGTAAGATGACATTAGAGTTAGCTGAACGAAGAAACGACATGGTACTTCATGAGCAGCTACGCATCAAAGAATCGAAATGCTACAACAATGGAGAAGAAGTACAATGGAGTCTTAAAAGTGTTAAtcttgttatgttttttttttttttgtaataatttgtGGTGAATGTATCTCTGTTAGTGCAACGACTCGTGTAACTCattgtactttttttaatacttcAATGTGATGACTCTTTTAATTTATGATAGTTTGTGACTGCTGCTATCTTCTCTTTTCTATCTAGGCTCTAACATAAATtctatatcttaaaaaaatcaagGTTGACGAAAAAACTTTGTAGTCCAACATAAAAtagattttcatttaaaaatgtgGAAGAATTTTAGAAGTGGCATAGAATCAAAACTGTTGGACTTCTGCAAATTCTAGAAAGTTAATACGATAGGCATCACCAACCTGTACAATATCTTCGAAATTGGCCAATGTTAATGCCAGTGGTTATAGCTCATATACCCCAAATTACTGAAGGAGCATTAGAAATCAGACTTACtcatgcagttttttttttttttttcgaagtaATAAAACTACATTACAAGGCACAATCCTGTCACACGGTGTACACAAGAGATGTACATTAAAAGGCACAATCAGCTACCTTGATCTTTACAAGACAAGAGACTTACTCATATCCTAACAGTTGACTATTGCACATCACCAAAGAAATACATGATGGTTCCAATAGAAATACAATATGCCTGAAAAAAAATTAGCCATATGGTTCAAAGActaggagtggtttggatttagagatgagttgagatggtttgtgaatagtagaataaaagttaaattatttattatattttgtgtgagaatttgagaaagttattttgagatttaaaaaagttgaattattaattatattttgtgtgaaaatttaataaacttgtaatcatgaaatgagatgagttgagaagaattgagatgaattttgaatgcaaacgaggcaAGCAAAAGTATTTGCACAACCTGATAACAATATGGTTCCAATCATTGAGAGGGATAATAATTACTCTCCTAAATAATATAGTTACAATTAACAATATGGTTCCAATAGCTTTCTTCAAGTAAGATTGGCATGTCCTAGCATGTCGTCGCACCCTTAGCTTCTCTTCGCCGTTCTCAAAAACCTTCCTGGCATGACCAACCGCATTAAAGAGTAAGATTGACATTTGTAATTTAGCTAAAGCAAAGAGAGAATAAATAACATACAAGATATAAGAAAATTTGAACTATGAATCCAAATAACATTAAAGATATTGGGAAtctgtttgtttgaatattaaactaaCTGTAGTTAATGATGCCTTTGCATTGATCGGTGTCCTGCTTGTCAATTATTAGGGGCATGATTATATTCAAGCCTTTTCTTTTCTGCTTCTTTACtctctttttaactttctttagCCAGGCATGAAGtatctttccatttttttccctcttataTTGATTATGTTGGTTTGTCGTATATTGTGCTCAAACATGACTAAAGTACTTTTGGATATGGTATCAATGGTGGAAAAGTTGCTCTATGCACAAGGCAGCTTTGATTAGTCAGTTGATAAGGGCCGTTATTAGCCGTTAATGCATAGATATCAATTATTACTGGTTGTTACATGGGCATATATCATCATTGCTTGTCAATATCGAACAGCTGTGGTAATCGACTAATTGCAAATGTAAGTTGTAGTAGAAGTGGTTTTCTTATTGTACTCTCTTTATTAACACTTATTGATATTTATTAACACTTGTTGTACTCTCTTTATTCTTGTTTTTAGAGACTGAAGGATACGAATCCATTCTTTTAAATTGGACGTGATAATAACTATGTGGATTATCTGGCTCGCTCAAAAGATGGTGAAATAAATATCAATTTCGTAATGTTTCATCCGATGTGTGTCTAAGACATTTTGTCAAACGTTAATAGTGTCCAAGCATATAATGTAAAAGTGGAGAAATACTTGAGCAACACCAAGGCCACTGGAGCCAAGCCATGAACAATCGTCTGTTGGTAACGAACTATGGTGGGCGACGGACGGACCAATGGCAGTGGACTGCGCTTGCGTAGTGGGcgatgaaaatgacaaaaatatttgagaaaatcGGTACGGCTTGGGCGAAATCTGGAGTAATCGATCTAGGTGAAATTGGCCAAGGAGGACAATGACGGATTGGTGGTGGTGGACTGTTGGCTGTGGATGCTAGCGGTGGAGGTATGCTCGGCTTTGGTTCTGGACGCACAGGGTCGAGGTTAAGGTCATACTAAGCTGAAGTTGAATGAAGTTCTCTCAACTAAAGTGTGAATCAATTTCTATCTCATGTGCACGAGTCTAGCGTGATTGTGGTGTGATTTCTGAGGTGGCAGCTTCTAAGTGGAGGGTTGTTATTCCTTCAAAATTAGACCGACCGCTTAGAAGCAGCTTTGATTGAATAAATGACCGGAGATCaagttttagtttaatttttattcaaatatgaatTGCGTTTAAGCCtattaataagttaaattttgttttcagagagtagtttatttatttttaagcaaGTTGGAGCTTGTTAGTAAAAAGTTTTGACAAAGtagattattatattaaatgtttgTAAATtctgatgtaaaaaaaaaaaagtttgtaacTTCTTTTTATAGTTCATAAATGCATACTTTCCCATccaaaaattgtaaatatcatttttcttttgaaaaataataaatatagttaaGAAAAACTTGTAAAAAACTTAATTCTTCACGTGTCAATTATTGATGTgctgaaaatcataaaatttaaaatttaaaatttgaattttagaaaaaaaactaacaaaatgagtcttgtaagtaaaaatataagtaaaactaTAAGTACATGTAAAACAACTCTTTTCTTTTCGAGCGGTGCTACTCGCGGTGCTACTTTGCCGCCTAAGTAGCACCGCTCCTTCAtacaattactttttttttcacattttttaatatttttaaatatttttaaaaaaataaaaaatacatcaatacatttaaaattacttttttaatctctaaataaataaattaaaaaaaaaaatttgctaagCGATACAGTCAAGTATAAGCGGCATAAtatcttttctatttcttttatagCGTAAAGgattcattttcttaaaataataaaaaaatcaata from Juglans microcarpa x Juglans regia isolate MS1-56 chromosome 3S, Jm3101_v1.0, whole genome shotgun sequence encodes:
- the LOC121257952 gene encoding protein CDI-like, whose translation is MSLSNGNIHSVICNGGDVNKPFKIFVGYDPREDLAYEVCRHSILKRSSIPVQILPIIQSDLRKSSLYWRERGKFESTEFSFSRFLTPYLANYEGWAMFVDCDFLYLSDIKQLTDLIDDKYAIMCVQHDYAPKESTKMDGAVQTVYPRKNWSSMVLYNCGHPKNRVLTPEVVNTQTGAFLHRFQWLEDDEIGSIPFVWNFLEGHNKVVENDSTTLPKAIHYTRGGPWFEAWKNCEFADLWLNEMEEYMKEAKKKIEE